Part of the Bacillus cereus group sp. RP43 genome is shown below.
ACGAGTTAATTCGAACAGAATCTTATCCGTGGTTTGAGGTGCTGAAAGGATATATCGATAAAGGATTTACTAAAAATATTTCACCAGATTATTTTTATGAAGTATTAGTTACATTAAATAATGTAGATCAAGTGCAATTTACGCAAATGGTTTCATCACTTTGGCACAGTTATAAAAATGAACAAAATTACTTATTATGGCTTAATACAATAAATGAATTTTTCATACATATCGAAATACATTCGTCCGATATATGGGACAAAATTTCTTCTCTTTACGAAGAAACGTACTTTGAATTAATTCAAGGTCAATATATGCTTAGACAATTACACGATATCATTCCAAATCTGTTAACAAATTGGTTAAAGGTAGTCAATCCGTCTCATGCTGTATTTCCATCTGCAGCAGTATTGGCATGGGATGAGATTTTTCCTTCTAAAATAGATTCAGCGGATATAAAAGATGCAGAAGACCTACTGTCATATTCTATTAATCATGTGAATGGCTTAGAGTATAGTTTACATCTTTTTGAATCTATTACACACTGGGCGCAAGAACATGATTTAGAAATGGGTCACCGATTTAGCTGGTTAGTTGGTGAGCTTGCAGATTTAAGAACAAATCGCCTATTAGTAACTGGAACTTCAGGGAACGGAAAAGCTTCATTTATTAACTCTATTTTAGGAGAAAATATATTAGAAAACTCAATCTCAAATGTAGTTGTTTTTAAAAATGACGCTTATACAGAAATTAACGCTATAACAGATTCGGAAATTACAACAACTGAGAATTTCTCTGATTTCCATAACATGATGGCAGTGCATCGTCAAACATATAGAGATAGAGCATGTGTTGAATTTAAATTACCATGCAGGTTTTTAAGTAAAAATAAACTTACATTCGTTGTTACACCTAGCTTTAATAGGAACAATGACGCGAGAGATGAGGTGTTTGAATATTTAAACTCTGTAGATGAATTATTATTTGTATTGAATACGGATTCACCTTTTACTGACAAAGAACGTGACATTTTATTAAGTATCCAAGAACATACACCAAATCTACAAGTTCATTTCTTATTAAATAAAATCGATAACATTTACAATGAAGCAGAAGCAAAAAGAGTTATACAAGATACGCAAATGAGAATAAATACATATTTCCCTAATGCAAGAGTTTTCCCTTATTCTTCGTTATATACAAATAGTAAACAACTAAACGATTTAACTGAGTTTATTCATTTTAACTTTAACCATAAAAATATCGATGCAGAACGTACTGAAAAGCTATTGTTTTTCATTCGAAAAACAATTACATATCTTTTGGATAAACGCGTCGAGAGGGAAAATAATCTAGTGGATTCTATTAATTGGAATGAAGATATGCTAGTTAAACTAAATGCTTGTATTAATAACCTTACTGCTTTTGAGAAGGAAAAAATTCATTTAATTACAGAATCATATCGTACAATGAAAAACGAAATTACTAATGATCTTACAGAACATATTCCGAAGCTATTGCAGAGTTGTTCCGATTTAATTAGTGAAGAAAGCGATTTTGGTCAAATTGATATTGAACTAAACACAGCGATGAATGAAAGGGTGCAACAATATCTAGAACAAACTGTATTACCTAATCTTGCTCGCTCTATGCAAAATTGGATTGAGACTTCTAATAACGAGCTCCTTCAAAGTCAATTGTACTTAG
Proteins encoded:
- a CDS encoding dynamin family protein; translated protein: MRLEKQLIKKMYYETFLMENETHPPLQVLGEAYVNEEKNEISDGSYIRFAQGEFYYHHQDFEAAIFKWEKVSNELAPWAQKNIADAYFELNQLSVAENVYTSITTDNKILMTEIVLQLLSLYIEQNNFDSAFAVIKEAVSLNPDYPNVTTIARSFYEEQQDFDSAVELAVNELIRTESYPWFEVLKGYIDKGFTKNISPDYFYEVLVTLNNVDQVQFTQMVSSLWHSYKNEQNYLLWLNTINEFFIHIEIHSSDIWDKISSLYEETYFELIQGQYMLRQLHDIIPNLLTNWLKVVNPSHAVFPSAAVLAWDEIFPSKIDSADIKDAEDLLSYSINHVNGLEYSLHLFESITHWAQEHDLEMGHRFSWLVGELADLRTNRLLVTGTSGNGKASFINSILGENILENSISNVVVFKNDAYTEINAITDSEITTTENFSDFHNMMAVHRQTYRDRACVEFKLPCRFLSKNKLTFVVTPSFNRNNDARDEVFEYLNSVDELLFVLNTDSPFTDKERDILLSIQEHTPNLQVHFLLNKIDNIYNEAEAKRVIQDTQMRINTYFPNARVFPYSSLYTNSKQLNDLTEFIHFNFNHKNIDAERTEKLLFFIRKTITYLLDKRVERENNLVDSINWNEDMLVKLNACINNLTAFEKEKIHLITESYRTMKNEITNDLTEHIPKLLQSCSDLISEESDFGQIDIELNTAMNERVQQYLEQTVLPNLARSMQNWIETSNNELLQSQLYLAETSEGLNSLFGENRIQLECDFKVIDDWRRDTDRMTTRIQMEEVNILRRFTPAQFLLKSAGKLFGVLPKNKAMLYNKYKQYLENEDYTDVTVSIMKKFFLQFELFENTQERDINMFFRNPFGALEQAVKNTHLEIKEKQDKLHKMKSNPEIYHDPITLFELRLRQCEVILNIGDDNTYTDVTLETSVE